A single genomic interval of Trichosurus vulpecula isolate mTriVul1 chromosome 6, mTriVul1.pri, whole genome shotgun sequence harbors:
- the LOC118854169 gene encoding olfactory receptor 4B1-like: MAVTNNVTQFIFTGLFQDREAQIVSFVVFLPVYMATMLGNGLIILIVNTSKSLSSPMYFFLSHLSLVEICYSSSTVPKFISGILAENKTISFDGCMTQLFFFHLFGVAEILLLTVMAYDRYVAICKPLHYMTIMSRPVCHVLVFSSWLGGMLHSVVLILITVQLPFCGPNVIDHYFCDLHPLFKLACTDTFVAGIIVFASGGLFCMISFLFLISSYVVILVHLRNQSAEGRRKALSTCASHITVVLLFFGPAIFLYLRTSSTFTEDKHVAVFYTMITPMLNPIIYSLRNAEVKNAMKMLWRKKVSLGGE, translated from the coding sequence ATGGCTGTTACAAACAATGTGACCCAGTTTATATTCACAGGGCTCTTCCAGGATCGAGAAGCACAGATAGTTTCTTTTGTGGTTTTTCTTCCTGTGTACATGGCCACAATGCTGGGCAATGGCCTCATCATCTTAATTGTCAACACTAGTAAGAGCCTGAGCTcccccatgtacttcttccttagCCACCTGTCCTTAGTAGAGATCTGTTACTCCTCTTCTACTGTTCCTAAATTCATTTCTGGCATATTGGCTGAGAATAAAACCATCTCTTTTGATGGCTGCATGACCCAgctctttttcttccatttatttggaGTTGCTGAGATCCTCCTGCTCACAGTGATGGCCTATGACCGGTACGTGGCCATCTGTAAACCTCTGCACTACATGACCATCATGAGCCGTCCTGTGTGTCATGTGTTGGTGTTTAGCTCCTGGCTAGGGGGCATGTTGCATTCTGTGGTTCTGATTCTCATCACTGTGCAACTGCCCTTCTGTGGTCCCAATGTGATTGACCATTACTTCTGTGACCTCCATCCGTTGTTCAAGCTTGCCTGTACTGATACTTTTGTGGCAGGGATTATTGTGTTTGCCAGTGGTGGTTTATTCTGCatgatttcctttttattcttgatTTCTTCTTATGTTGTCATCTTGGTTCACTTGAGAAACCAGTCAGCAGAGGGGAGACGCAAGGCCCTCTCCACTTGTGCCTCCCACATCACTGTTGTCCTCTTATTCTTTGGTCCTGCAATCTTTCTGTACTTGCGGACCTCTTCCACCTTCACTGAAGACAAACATGTGGCTGTATTCTACACAATGATCACTCCAATGTTGAACCCCATTATTTATAGCTTGAGAAATGCAGAAGTGAAGAATGCCATGAAGATGTTGTGGAGGAAGAAAGTGAGCTTGGGAGGGGAATGA